In one window of Silvanigrella paludirubra DNA:
- a CDS encoding PaaI family thioesterase: MNIDNLRKTIETWENKHNYKSYFSSLNNPYGLNAEPKIIDGKFILKYKIEKKHMGIPNFAFGGISFSLLDGLMGWFIMTNYDKIGITLTNTIKYYNPLILNETYIFETRENKKINNNTISLIGEVKNNDDILCVESKSIFLLKNELINF; the protein is encoded by the coding sequence ATGAATATTGACAATTTAAGAAAAACAATTGAAACTTGGGAGAATAAGCATAATTATAAGAGTTATTTTTCTTCTCTTAATAATCCATATGGACTAAATGCTGAACCGAAAATAATAGATGGAAAATTTATATTGAAATATAAAATTGAAAAAAAACATATGGGAATTCCTAATTTCGCATTTGGTGGCATATCATTCTCATTATTAGATGGCCTTATGGGATGGTTTATAATGACTAATTATGACAAAATTGGCATAACACTAACAAATACTATTAAGTATTATAATCCATTAATTCTAAATGAAACATACATTTTTGAAACTCGTGAGAATAAAAAAATAAATAATAATACAATTTCTCTTATTGGTGAGGTCAAAAATAATGATGATATATTATGTGTTGAATCAAAATCTATTTTTCTCTTAAAAAACGAATTGATTAATTTTTAA
- a CDS encoding PH domain-containing protein: MALKLRANEELKIKVDFHWSSYLVPGLWAFAITIGFISHVISGGSNLVMILIIGWGPLIYKLLANRCKDYSVTNQRLYVEEGIIAKKKKDIPLQKINDLEVSQGIIQRMLGSGNILVLTGNDKPTKLTNIDNPEVFKNKISEITGQISHKATSSHPSLLNLDAQN, translated from the coding sequence GTGGCATTAAAGTTAAGAGCAAATGAAGAATTGAAAATTAAAGTTGATTTCCATTGGTCGTCATATCTTGTACCTGGTTTATGGGCATTTGCAATTACCATTGGATTTATTAGCCATGTTATTTCTGGTGGTTCTAATCTAGTAATGATATTAATTATTGGTTGGGGTCCACTCATTTATAAATTATTGGCTAATCGCTGTAAGGATTATTCCGTAACAAATCAAAGATTATATGTAGAAGAGGGAATTATTGCTAAAAAAAAGAAAGATATACCTCTCCAGAAAATTAATGACCTAGAGGTTTCTCAAGGAATTATCCAAAGAATGCTTGGATCTGGAAATATTCTAGTTTTAACTGGAAATGATAAGCCAACAAAACTTACAAATATAGATAATCCTGAAGTATTTAAAAATAAGATTAGTGAAATAACTGGTCAAATTTCTCATAAAGCAACTTCATCCCACCCATCTTTATTAAATCTTGACGCGCAAAATTAA
- a CDS encoding helix-turn-helix domain-containing protein, with the protein MTTKVKHMTNKGGDSIREFIDGVTFGEYVRTLREADGMTQQELADKIGSKKQFISAVETGREKVGLDYANRIAIAMGYSLAPFAKILINEQLKEYDPTLEIDIRSKKAS; encoded by the coding sequence ATGACTACTAAAGTTAAACATATGACAAATAAGGGCGGTGATTCGATTAGAGAGTTTATTGATGGCGTTACATTCGGGGAGTATGTACGGACCCTTCGTGAAGCCGATGGAATGACTCAACAAGAACTTGCCGATAAAATTGGAAGTAAAAAACAATTTATTAGTGCTGTAGAAACGGGACGTGAAAAAGTTGGTCTTGATTATGCAAACCGCATTGCTATTGCAATGGGATACTCTCTAGCTCCGTTTGCTAAAATTTTAATTAACGAACAATTAAAAGAATATGATCCTACTCTTGAAATTGATATCAGAAGTAAAAAAGCAAGCTAA
- a CDS encoding IS3 family transposase, which yields MLNLGKYKILRVSKNLKISRQSIYKNKTKVVCMKNYVKKEDTFLLSIIKNILENRPTYGYKRVTAMVNNVIQENHGKVNKKRIYRIMKNNGLLLPKTEVQRKEHTGTGKIITLHSNTRWCSYGFEIRCFNDEKVYVAFSLDCRDREAISYVASKEPLLGKNIQDLMIHSVEKRFNNLKTQRQIEWLSDRGSIYRDKSVQNLARNLGLKPCYTAAYSPSSNGMAEAFVGTFKRDYVYVNDCYSADWVLEHLEEWFYDYNHHAPHSGLAMMSPIQYQNSH from the coding sequence ATCCTAAATTTAGGTAAATATAAAATATTAAGAGTTAGTAAAAATTTAAAGATATCAAGACAATCAATTTATAAAAATAAAACTAAGGTCGTCTGCATGAAGAATTATGTAAAAAAGGAAGATACTTTTTTATTATCAATAATAAAGAATATATTAGAAAATAGACCAACGTATGGTTACAAAAGGGTAACAGCAATGGTTAATAACGTTATTCAAGAGAATCATGGGAAAGTTAATAAAAAAAGAATATATAGAATAATGAAAAATAACGGATTGCTCTTGCCTAAAACGGAAGTTCAACGAAAAGAGCATACTGGAACTGGTAAAATAATAACTTTACATTCAAACACTCGTTGGTGTTCGTATGGTTTTGAAATAAGGTGTTTTAATGATGAAAAAGTATATGTAGCATTCTCTTTAGATTGTCGAGATAGAGAAGCAATTAGCTATGTAGCATCAAAAGAACCCTTATTAGGTAAAAATATTCAAGATTTAATGATTCATTCAGTAGAAAAAAGATTTAATAATTTAAAGACACAAAGACAAATAGAATGGCTTTCAGATAGAGGCTCAATTTATCGAGATAAATCCGTACAAAATTTAGCAAGAAATTTAGGATTAAAACCTTGTTACACCGCTGCTTATAGTCCATCAAGTAATGGAATGGCAGAAGCATTTGTTGGTACGTTTAAAAGAGATTATGTTTATGTCAATGATTGTTATTCTGCTGATTGGGTTTTAGAGCATTTAGAGGAATGGTTTTATGATTATAATCATCACGCACCACATTCCGGACTTGCAATGATGAGCCCAATACAGTATCAAAATTCACATTAA
- a CDS encoding M23 family metallopeptidase yields the protein MIKKYIIIFMIAFHFHFKIQAKIVLTSPAAGALIKDFNGADVQGILIDTRQSKQVYSAMDGKVIYAGEFSKIQQNMIVIQSETYKIYTIYRNVNHFKIKEGMIVKSGHNLGTSNKYLLFEVRTFDGKAQDPNDYLTINSHHQKKKKIKTDFYPKFVDFMKRNGFFHHEIPTMFCIASWESSFNRNAVNINKNRTQDTGLFQINDIWLKKCDMSRKDLFDATNNARCAKVVLRNQGFRAWVTYNKYSRFCSI from the coding sequence ATGATAAAAAAATATATTATTATATTTATGATTGCGTTTCATTTTCATTTTAAAATTCAAGCGAAAATTGTTTTAACATCTCCAGCAGCAGGAGCATTAATTAAAGATTTTAATGGTGCTGATGTGCAAGGAATTTTAATTGATACAAGGCAAAGTAAACAAGTTTATTCTGCGATGGACGGAAAAGTTATCTATGCTGGTGAATTTTCTAAAATCCAACAAAATATGATCGTTATTCAATCAGAAACATATAAAATATATACAATTTATCGCAATGTAAATCATTTTAAAATTAAGGAGGGAATGATTGTTAAATCTGGACACAACTTAGGCACTTCAAATAAGTATTTATTATTTGAAGTGAGAACGTTTGATGGCAAGGCTCAAGATCCTAATGATTATTTAACTATAAATAGTCACCATCAAAAGAAAAAAAAGATAAAAACGGATTTCTATCCAAAATTTGTGGATTTTATGAAGCGCAATGGTTTTTTTCATCACGAAATTCCGACAATGTTTTGTATTGCTTCCTGGGAATCTTCGTTCAATCGGAATGCGGTAAATATTAATAAAAATCGGACACAAGATACAGGTTTATTTCAAATCAATGATATTTGGTTAAAAAAATGCGACATGTCCAGAAAAGATTTATTTGATGCAACAAATAACGCTAGATGTGCAAAAGTTGTTTTAAGAAATCAAGGTTTTCGTGCATGGGTTACATATAATAAATATTCAAGATTTTGTAGTATCTAA
- a CDS encoding MFS transporter: protein MSLNHYRSYLTTMLISFIEWFDFLIFVYVFIQLFNNSEIVIFQKFGILISFFARPLGAYIFGRVSLKKGRIVSLLNTIYLMSVASFLLIIAVFVKDNLFFCVLITIIARFIQGIALGGEFTNSVLYIFEIAKYKSTAIAIAGLGAGLGMTLATYAPNLLSRIKFIENKIIFSYSISIFISIIVIFFRKNMIEPIKYSNDISNKISNNNIMLTLSVFKYVFPYVFIIYYTLLIFPEYIQKKYNVSPEISEICLTYFSFFTTIVPILFGILSDKIGVEKVLRWTNISIILFIPLYHFVNNYFVQINILSILVSSYWATSLTKLFSKSNINQLYMSFPVIYNLLVAIISTQIITFFNIRLEHDFVFSFFLILIFVLSINDNFRFNKNMVKN, encoded by the coding sequence ATGTCTTTAAATCATTATAGAAGTTATTTAACTACGATGTTAATATCTTTCATTGAGTGGTTTGATTTTCTTATTTTTGTTTATGTATTTATTCAACTTTTTAATAATAGTGAAATTGTAATATTTCAGAAGTTTGGAATATTAATAAGTTTTTTTGCTAGACCGTTAGGAGCATATATATTTGGTAGAGTATCTTTAAAAAAGGGACGTATAGTTTCTTTATTAAATACAATTTATTTAATGTCAGTTGCTTCTTTTCTTTTAATAATAGCAGTCTTCGTAAAAGATAATCTTTTTTTCTGTGTATTAATTACTATAATTGCAAGATTTATACAAGGTATAGCATTGGGCGGTGAATTTACAAATTCTGTGTTATATATTTTTGAAATTGCTAAATATAAATCTACAGCAATAGCTATAGCTGGTTTAGGGGCTGGACTGGGTATGACACTTGCAACTTATGCACCCAATTTATTAAGTAGAATAAAATTTATTGAAAATAAAATCATTTTTTCTTATAGTATCTCTATCTTTATTTCCATTATAGTAATATTTTTTAGAAAAAACATGATAGAACCGATAAAATATTCAAATGATATATCAAATAAAATTAGTAATAATAATATTATGCTAACTCTCAGTGTTTTTAAATATGTATTTCCATATGTGTTTATTATTTATTATACACTTTTAATATTTCCTGAATATATTCAGAAAAAGTATAATGTTAGCCCAGAGATATCAGAAATTTGTTTAACCTATTTTAGCTTTTTTACAACAATAGTTCCAATTTTATTTGGTATATTAAGTGACAAAATTGGTGTCGAAAAAGTTTTAAGATGGACAAATATTTCAATAATTTTATTTATTCCGTTGTATCATTTTGTTAACAACTATTTTGTACAGATAAATATTTTATCAATTTTGGTATCATCTTATTGGGCTACATCTTTAACAAAACTTTTTTCAAAATCAAATATAAATCAACTATATATGTCTTTTCCTGTTATTTATAATTTATTAGTAGCAATTATATCAACACAAATAATTACGTTTTTTAATATTAGATTGGAACATGATTTTGTGTTTTCTTTTTTTCTGATACTGATATTTGTATTAAGTATAAATGATAATTTTAGATTTAATAAAAATATGGTTAAAAATTAA
- a CDS encoding helix-turn-helix domain-containing protein — protein sequence MNLTGKYRESNGNWLGSMSELGIIQIGKTQNELFDNLIKDIDAIINTHDEKEKPYQIKINEDKTFNLKFLEHKIFSSFIFKALRRNEKISQSKVASRLDVVRSSYSQYEERKKDPTITKFCEIMESFGYECEISFKKTSSL from the coding sequence ATGAATCTTACAGGGAAGTATAGAGAGTCAAATGGAAACTGGCTTGGAAGTATGTCTGAACTAGGTATTATTCAAATTGGAAAAACTCAAAACGAACTTTTTGATAATTTAATAAAAGATATTGATGCAATCATCAATACTCATGATGAAAAAGAAAAACCATATCAGATTAAAATAAATGAAGACAAAACATTCAATCTAAAATTTTTAGAACATAAAATCTTTTCTTCATTCATCTTTAAAGCCTTAAGAAGAAATGAAAAAATCTCACAATCAAAAGTTGCTTCAAGACTTGATGTTGTTCGATCCTCTTATTCACAATACGAAGAACGCAAAAAAGATCCGACTATCACAAAATTTTGTGAAATAATGGAATCTTTCGGATATGAATGTGAAATTTCTTTCAAAAAAACTAGCAGTCTATAG
- a CDS encoding leucine-rich repeat domain-containing protein: MIKNYYLFILVLVTTKFLFGCGIEPKNDTNSKDITVLKTPKLNMSASIPLDPIYSSPTQIKLNKSINVNTESKSEVIYNERGNLFTATKNGGLGADFDDENKLAPYSGIPIKIEKNEITGDPTIEISASGVVGSANDEACPNLFNYNKAENVISINTKNITALTICKVTINASSAEDNKVYTASTSFEIVLNLTFAGYYRLNDKGALYIKKYSGIKSSDLDDSILRISQYLKDKSNQDLNLNYNPDLIPLDEKFTTFDAITAVQSLTSLYLANTNLNNLNAIINLPNLVLLDISGTKVDPKDLRLLAKLPNLKKLSVRDMDIKDISIITKYLPNLEELDISENTKIENLDNIKNLKNLRILKAKSIALKTLKQLENLTQISGLDISGNDFSKIKNEESNILINLYKLTSLNISNSKFPDEVLNNYFNSLSASRLISFIDRNKFNRNTIGDCNYNNFSLVKNIKYLINLEYLDLSGNSCQIANDNYQGLTSLDSFKKMSLLKTLNISNTAVSNLDGIKNLNINNLILNEPDDNGFYKPENAIMVTKNRCKEVLGQSQKACNYLFDGSEKSIEFKTPGAQFWTVPANVTSVKIVGCSGANGGAGGGGGGAAGAIFGGSWGGSSWGGNGGNAGAVNDAGAVGGGSGQAGRLCYDQNNETVCVPTDRNHLDSWQHGGSGGSGGLGVITSFGNQNFSNPSQYILRDPNLSCVGGVSGSGGPGGTNSHISGLIGGPGGAGATPAYSYGWSSKIETYTVQVTPGQTIQINVGAGGSGGGGGAGGSKQNGGYYRGSHVGSPGSGGSSGSDGFIKIFYESL, encoded by the coding sequence ATGATAAAGAATTATTATTTATTTATTTTAGTTTTAGTTACAACAAAATTTCTTTTTGGCTGTGGAATTGAACCAAAAAATGATACAAATTCAAAAGATATAACGGTCTTAAAAACTCCGAAACTCAATATGTCTGCTTCAATACCGCTGGATCCCATTTATTCTTCTCCAACTCAAATAAAGCTTAATAAAAGTATTAATGTAAATACAGAATCTAAATCAGAAGTGATCTATAACGAAAGAGGAAATCTTTTTACAGCGACTAAAAATGGAGGGCTCGGTGCTGATTTTGATGACGAAAATAAATTAGCTCCATATTCAGGAATTCCTATTAAAATAGAAAAAAATGAAATTACAGGAGACCCAACTATTGAAATTTCTGCATCAGGTGTTGTTGGCTCTGCAAATGACGAAGCTTGTCCAAATTTATTTAACTATAATAAAGCAGAAAATGTTATTTCAATTAATACAAAAAACATTACTGCATTAACTATTTGTAAAGTGACTATTAATGCAAGCTCTGCTGAAGATAATAAAGTTTATACAGCATCAACAAGTTTTGAAATTGTTTTAAATTTAACTTTTGCAGGATATTATAGGTTAAATGATAAAGGCGCTTTATATATTAAGAAATATTCAGGTATTAAAAGCTCTGATTTAGATGACTCTATTTTACGTATTTCCCAATATTTAAAAGATAAATCTAATCAAGATTTAAATTTAAATTATAACCCTGATTTAATCCCATTAGACGAGAAATTTACAACTTTCGATGCGATTACTGCTGTACAGTCTCTGACTTCACTTTATTTAGCAAATACGAATTTAAATAATTTAAATGCAATAATAAATCTACCTAATTTAGTATTACTTGATATATCTGGAACTAAGGTTGACCCTAAAGATTTAAGACTTTTAGCAAAATTGCCTAACTTAAAAAAGTTATCTGTTCGTGATATGGATATTAAGGATATTTCTATTATAACAAAATACCTTCCAAATCTTGAAGAACTAGATATTTCTGAAAATACTAAAATTGAGAATTTAGATAATATCAAAAATCTTAAAAATTTAAGAATATTAAAAGCAAAAAGCATTGCTCTTAAGACTTTAAAGCAGTTAGAAAATCTTACACAAATTTCAGGTTTAGATATTTCAGGAAATGATTTTTCAAAAATTAAAAATGAAGAATCCAATATTTTAATAAATCTTTATAAATTAACATCATTAAATATATCAAACTCTAAATTTCCTGATGAAGTCTTAAATAATTATTTTAATTCATTATCTGCAAGTCGTTTGATTTCTTTTATAGATAGAAATAAATTTAATAGAAATACAATCGGAGATTGTAATTATAATAATTTTAGTTTAGTTAAGAATATTAAATATTTAATTAATTTAGAATATTTAGATTTAAGTGGAAATAGTTGTCAGATAGCAAATGATAATTATCAAGGTTTAACTTCGCTAGATTCATTTAAAAAAATGAGTCTTTTAAAAACATTAAACATTTCGAATACTGCCGTTTCAAATCTTGATGGAATAAAAAATTTAAACATTAATAACCTAATTTTAAATGAACCAGACGATAATGGTTTTTATAAACCTGAAAATGCAATTATGGTTACAAAAAATCGTTGTAAGGAAGTTCTCGGACAAAGCCAAAAAGCGTGCAATTATCTTTTTGATGGATCGGAAAAATCAATTGAATTTAAAACTCCAGGCGCACAATTTTGGACTGTTCCAGCTAACGTAACATCAGTCAAAATTGTAGGATGTTCTGGAGCAAATGGGGGAGCTGGCGGAGGCGGTGGTGGAGCCGCTGGGGCAATATTTGGTGGATCATGGGGTGGTAGCTCATGGGGAGGCAATGGAGGAAATGCAGGAGCTGTAAACGATGCAGGAGCTGTAGGAGGTGGTTCAGGGCAAGCAGGAAGACTTTGTTATGATCAAAACAATGAAACAGTTTGTGTTCCAACAGATAGGAACCATTTAGATTCTTGGCAACATGGCGGTTCAGGTGGATCTGGAGGTCTTGGAGTCATAACAAGCTTTGGAAATCAAAATTTTTCAAATCCATCACAATATATTTTGCGAGATCCAAATTTATCTTGTGTAGGTGGTGTTAGTGGTTCAGGTGGTCCTGGTGGGACAAACTCTCATATATCAGGTTTAATTGGTGGTCCTGGTGGCGCAGGAGCGACCCCTGCTTACTCGTATGGATGGTCATCTAAAATTGAAACATACACGGTGCAGGTAACACCAGGTCAAACAATTCAAATTAATGTCGGTGCAGGAGGTTCTGGCGGCGGCGGCGGTGCAGGCGGATCAAAGCAAAATGGAGGTTATTATCGTGGCTCCCATGTTGGAAGTCCTGGTTCTGGTGGAAGTTCTGGCTCGGATGGATTTATAAAAATCTTTTACGAATCATTATAA
- a CDS encoding type II toxin-antitoxin system mRNA interferase toxin, RelE/StbE family, with protein MTEVRESKTFSKQIKKADNIVKLKYFTWMESVTSKGIEAIQKEHIWRDHELIGDRKGQRAIKLGGKWRGIYIIINGKMEIIEMQELTPHDY; from the coding sequence ATGACAGAAGTCAGGGAATCGAAAACGTTTTCAAAGCAAATTAAAAAAGCAGATAACATTGTTAAGTTAAAATACTTTACCTGGATGGAGTCTGTTACAAGCAAAGGAATTGAAGCCATTCAAAAAGAACACATCTGGAGAGATCATGAATTGATTGGCGATAGAAAAGGCCAACGAGCTATTAAGCTTGGCGGTAAATGGAGAGGGATTTACATTATTATTAATGGTAAAATGGAAATTATTGAAATGCAGGAGCTCACACCACATGACTACTAA
- a CDS encoding ParA family protein has product MSFEQVDQNRYCITSIDFADLLSITRQSVQTMLQKYDPERSASISPKNRKPILVYPSISRKILMDRGYKYQKKAIAFQLLKGGVGKTSLAKNFGIRAAGYGYKVLFIDIDHQSNLTSSLGVYSQQYLTLIDWLDNKVSDLKELIVPVSENISIIPSSIRNADLAEQIQRRQRNIANLFSVPFSELKKNYDLIICDCPPAIGPHVAAIYFAVDTVVAPVVPDEFSDEGLQEMFSIWKRLGAEYSKNINIKILINKHDTRVKSSCEKVLSLMSHYKDFMYPLYVRNSSDFLTASNQKKSLWELGKSAGTASEDVDMIVRYELGLGFKE; this is encoded by the coding sequence ATGTCTTTTGAGCAAGTAGATCAAAATAGGTATTGTATTACATCAATTGATTTTGCAGATTTATTAAGTATTACAAGACAATCTGTTCAAACTATGCTCCAAAAATATGACCCTGAACGCTCAGCTTCAATTTCCCCCAAAAACCGCAAGCCAATTCTAGTCTATCCTTCTATTTCAAGAAAAATTTTAATGGATAGAGGTTATAAATATCAGAAAAAGGCAATTGCTTTTCAATTATTAAAAGGTGGGGTTGGAAAAACAAGCCTAGCCAAAAACTTTGGTATCAGAGCTGCTGGATATGGTTATAAGGTTTTATTTATTGATATTGATCATCAATCAAATTTAACTTCATCTCTAGGTGTTTACTCTCAGCAATATTTAACTTTAATTGATTGGTTAGATAATAAAGTTTCGGATTTAAAAGAATTAATAGTTCCTGTATCAGAAAATATTTCCATAATACCTAGTTCTATAAGAAATGCAGATTTGGCGGAGCAAATTCAAAGAAGGCAAAGAAATATAGCAAACTTATTTTCTGTTCCCTTTTCTGAGCTTAAAAAAAACTATGATTTAATTATTTGCGACTGTCCTCCTGCTATTGGACCGCATGTAGCGGCAATATATTTTGCTGTAGATACTGTTGTTGCTCCAGTAGTTCCAGATGAGTTTAGTGATGAAGGTCTTCAGGAAATGTTTTCTATTTGGAAACGTTTAGGTGCTGAATATTCAAAAAATATAAATATAAAAATTTTAATTAATAAGCATGATACTAGAGTTAAATCTTCTTGTGAAAAAGTTTTATCTTTGATGAGTCATTATAAGGACTTTATGTATCCCTTGTATGTTAGAAATTCTTCTGATTTTTTAACCGCGTCAAATCAAAAAAAGAGTCTTTGGGAACTTGGTAAATCAGCAGGAACTGCTTCAGAAGATGTTGACATGATAGTAAGATATGAGCTTGGTTTGGGTTTTAAAGAATAA
- a CDS encoding DUF2158 domain-containing protein: MSSNDFKIGDVVELKSGSEPMTVVGIGISEFNDNKTFVHCNWFNKVSDFPENISFASNGNYSSHQIGSTSFPPEALKKVNR, encoded by the coding sequence ATGTCTTCAAATGATTTTAAAATAGGCGATGTAGTTGAGTTAAAAAGTGGATCTGAGCCTATGACTGTAGTTGGTATTGGTATAAGCGAATTTAATGATAATAAGACTTTTGTTCATTGCAATTGGTTTAACAAAGTTTCAGACTTTCCAGAAAATATTTCTTTTGCGTCGAATGGGAATTACAGTTCACATCAAATTGGATCTACTTCATTTCCTCCAGAAGCACTAAAAAAGGTTAATAGATAA
- a CDS encoding transposase, with protein MDKLKAVKKRFGYHEKREILEEHFNSGLSLSVLSRKHQIHPVTLYSWKRSLCMSDKDENQSTSPTNIEEILAENENLKKRNKHLEKAVSNLTIDNSILTDAIDIMKKNIQKKELLKQQKKS; from the coding sequence ATGGATAAATTAAAAGCAGTAAAGAAAAGATTTGGATATCATGAAAAAAGAGAAATATTAGAGGAACACTTTAACTCTGGCTTGAGTTTATCCGTATTATCGCGTAAACATCAGATTCATCCAGTGACTTTATATAGCTGGAAAAGGAGTCTCTGCATGAGTGATAAAGATGAAAATCAATCTACTAGTCCAACAAATATAGAAGAAATACTTGCAGAAAATGAGAACCTTAAAAAACGTAATAAACATTTAGAAAAAGCTGTTTCAAACTTAACAATAGATAATTCAATTCTAACAGATGCAATTGATATAATGAAAAAAAACATCCAAAAGAAAGAACTGTTGAAACAGCAAAAGAAATCCTAA